In Nitrospirota bacterium, the genomic window GCGCACTTCCTATATAGAAGTATGCCGCCATATGCTGGCCCGCATCCTTGACATGCAATCCATACATCATCCCGATAAACGCCATTATGGTAAAGACATAGGAGAATACGAGACTCAGTTTGTCTATTTTGGCAAAAATAATATCGTGACCGAGGAAGTTATATACACCATAAGTTCCCTGAGATGCATTTATGCAGATAAGGAATGCAATGGCCGGTATGACAAGAAGATATGCCTTTTGAACCCTTCCCCATAAAAACGGGATCAGGAAGGCGCCGGCTATAAAAAGTATGGATGGATGGAAGAACGCCTCAGTCATAATAATCCTCTTTCTTCATCAGTTTCCCCTGATGGCCCAGGAACTTTGAGACTACAATAATAAGGACGCAGGATACAAAACCATATACAGCTCCCCACCCCGGTATCTTATCCCATATGTAATGGGCATGTTCCCTGGGAACCACGAAATCAGCGGCAAACACGACAACAAGAATTATGTAGAGAATAATCCTGTTGGTCTTTGCGTTCTTTGAATCACCTATAAAATTAACAATCTTTTCAAGCATTGATCGTCTCCTGAAAAAGTCCGTCCCTTACCTTATTACCACCTTAGCCAGACTGAGGAAGTAATCCGGATAAATACCAGCTATTACGGATATCACTGCCGTTATTACAAGAGGTATCGCAACAAGCGGTATCTCCCTGACTTCGCCATGTCCGTGGCCATGATCATCATGGCTGTCTTTATGCAGTTCATGGTCCCATTCCTTATGATGAGCGCCCCCCTCTTTTTCAAAAAATGCCTTGTAGGTTATAGGCAGGAAATATGCCGCATTAAGGACTGTACTGACAAGCAGGACAATAAGTATAGGCACCTCATGCGCCTCGATCGAACCCATGGCAAGATACCACTTGCTGATAAACCCTGCCGCCGGAGGCACCCCTATCATGCTTAGCGACGCTATAAAGAATGCAGTCATCGTCCAGGGGAGTTTTCTCCCTATGCCTGAGAGCTGGCTTATCTCTGTCTTGTGCGCCGCGCAATAAATCGAACCGGCACAGAAGAACAGTGTAATTTTTGAAAACGCATGATTGGCAATATGCACAATACCGCCAACCATACTGCTCGGTGTCAGCAATACAGCTCCCAGCACCACATAAGAGAGCTGACTCACAGTTGAGTAGGCAAGCCTTCGCTTAAGATTATCCTGAGTCAGGGCATATACTGAAGATAATATTATCGTGAATGAAACAACATAGGCTGTTGCGATACCAAGATGAAGGTCACGCAGGAGGTCAACTCCAAAGACATGAAAGACCACACGGAGCACGCAGAAGACACCCATCTTGACAACAGCAACTGCATGCAGGAGTGCGCTGACAGGGGTAGGCGCGACCATTGCAGCAGGGAGCCATGCATGAAAAGGCATGATTGCAGCCTTGGCAAAGCCTATAAGGAAGCATATATAGACCACTGTCAGAAGGATCGGCGAGGCATTCACGCCGGCAAGGAGGCCTTTCGGCGCCAAATCAAGGGTGCCGGCAATATAGTATGTCAGTACAACAGCGGCCAGCAGGGCTGTCTTTGATGTTCCAACCAGATATATTATATACTTTTTACTGCCTGCCCATGACTCCGGCGTCTCCTTATGATAAACAAGCGGATAAGTTGCAAGGCTCAGTATCTCATAGAATACAAGGAGAGTGAACAGATTTGCGGCAAATGCCCCTCCCACTGCGGCAAATATGCTTACCGTAAAGCATGCAAAAAACCTTGTCTGCGCATGCTCTTTACTGCTTCGCATGTAGCCGACTGAATATACCGACGCCAGTATCCAGAGGAACGACGCGATCGTGGCAAAGACCATGCCGAGGGCATCCACCCTGAACTTAAAGTCAATGCCAGGCATGACGTTAAACAACGAATACTCAATGGTGTTGCCGGCAAGGATGACCGGCGCCATTGAGATTACTATAAGGAACTTCAGGATGGCCGCCACAAATGAGGTAATATCCCTCTGGTTCGGCATCTTATTGAATCCCAGCACTACAAAAATAGCTATAAAGGAAACGGATAATGCCAGCAGCGGCCTTACTGATTCTATAACTTCCACTTAATCATCCTTTCATTGTCCTGATCTCATCAACATTTAGTGCTGCCTTATTTCTCACAAGCGCTATCAGTATGCCAAGGGCTACAGCAACTTCCGCAGCAGCAACCGTTATTACAAATATGGAGAATACCTGCCCGCGCAGGTCCTGATGATAGTAGGAAAATGCCACAAGGTTGATATTCACAGAATTTAAAATCAACTCAACCGACATCAGGACTATCAGAATATTCCTTCTCAGCAACACGCCTGCAGTCCCTATAATGAAGAGGACTGAACTTAAAATTATGTACCATGACACAGGGACCATGCTACCTTAGCTCCTTTTTTCCCAATACAATGGCTCCCAGCAGCGCCACAAGAAGTATCATTGAAATAATCTCAAACGGGAGAAGGTACTTTGTAAATAATGCGATACCCATCTCCTTAACAGTTCCGTCAAGCCTTCCGGGTGTAGCAACGGTCATATCAGCAAATTTGCTCCTGGATAATATAAACACCATCTCGGCAACAAGTATAACAAGCAGGGCTATTATCCATGAGAACCCGCCGGAAATAAACCTCGTCATGCTTGCCTGGCGAATATCGAGCATCATTATTACAAACAGGAACAGTACCAGGACTGCACCGACATATACGAATACCTGAACCACTGCAAGGAATGGAGAGCGCAGCAGCACAAAAAGCGCAGCCATCTGAAGGAAGCACACCATAAGAGACAGCACACTGTGCACAGGGTTTTTCAACGTCACCACCCCTGCTGCCGAGACTATTGCAATAACCGCAAATATAAAAAAGAAGATCATCTCAGCCATTACCACCACCTCTTTTGTGAGCTCAAATCCGCCTTCACTACAACACCATCTTCATCCCTTTCAAGCCTTGCCCTCGTTATCACACCACCCTCAAAATCAAACGGAACCGGCTGTGGTCCAAGCAGCTCTTCCTTGGAGCGAAGCTGCCGCTGCATCGTCTTGCCTGCAAGTTCATACTGTCTCCCAAGTCTGAGGGCCTCAGTAGGACAGGCATCTTCACACAAACCGCAGAACATGCAGCGCAGGAGATTTATCTCCCATCTTGCGGCAACCCTGTCAGCAATGCCTTTCCCTGTCTTATCCTCCATCGGGACGACTGTAATGCACTGGGTCGGACAGGACTTGGCGCAGAGCTCGCACCCTACACACAACTCCCTGCCTTCCTTATTCCTGTTCAGGGTATGCAGTCCCCTGAATCTGCTGTAAGGCACCCATGTCTCTTCATCCGGGTACCTCATGGTTATAGTCTTTGTGAATGTATAGCCGAATGTAACTGCAAGCCCCTGAATGAGGTCTACAAAAAAGACCTTTTTCAGAAGATCCCTGATGCTGATATTGCACTTTTCGTTTTTGTTCATATGATCACCAGCCCGGTAACAAGGATATTCAATAAAGACAGCGGCAGGAGTATCTTCCAGCCGATTGTCATAAGCTGATCAAACCTGTACCTCGGGAATGTAAACCTTACCCACATAAACAGATATATAAATGCCACTACCTTTAGCACAAACCAGACAATTCCAGGAAGAAATGATGGTCCATCCCATCCTCCGAAGAACAGGATGACGCCAAGCGTAGATATTGTCACCATAGCCACATATTCAGTCAGCATGAAGAAAGCAAATCTCATGGCGCTGTATTCCGCATGATATCCTGCGCCAAGTGTACCCTCATCCTCCGGCATATCAAAGGGAATACGGTTAATCTCCGCCACGCCGGCTATCAGGAAGATAAAGAACCCGACAGGCTGATATATGATATTCCAGTGCCAGCCATACTGACCCTTTACAATGTCAAGAAGGCTGAGGGAATTTGCCATCATCACAACCCCAACAGCGGCAAAACTGAGGGCAAGCTCATAACTGATCATCTGCGCGGATGACCTTAATCCGCCAAGCATTGGATATTTGCTGTTTGATGCCCATCCGCCGAGTATTATCCCGTAAACACTCAGGCCGGCTATGGCGAGCACATACAGAATTCCCACATTCATGTCCGATATGTAAAGTGTGAGTTCTTTATTGATAAACGGGATGGTGACACTCTCGCCAAACGGGACAGTCGCGTAAACGGCAAAGACAGGGACCATGGCAATAATGGGCGCGATCTTGAACAGGAATCTGTCAGCCTTTGCAGGTATGACATCCTCCTTGAACATAAGTTTCAACATGTCTGCAAAGGGCTGAAGCAGACCGTGCGGTCCTGTGCGGAACGGGCCAAGCCTGACCTGAATATGTCCTGCTACCTTTCTTTCCATATAGGTCAGTGGAAGAGGGAGCATGAACAGTATCAGGGAAACTATAACGACCTTGACACAGATCAACAGGACTTCCAGTACATTAACCAGCATCGGATTCATGTTAATTAGTTCAGTCACTTATCTCTTTCTCCCCCACATATAGTTGATCATTTCAAGATACCTTGAGTTCATTCCCCTCACTATGGTATGGATATGAAATACGATGTTCCGCAGGACCTTATATATCAATCTGGGATTATTATCTATCAGTTTTTCGAATTCATCCTTATCAAGGATATATGTCTTCGTATCTGCAATCGCAACTATTGTCGCTGAGCGCGGTTTTTCATCAAGGAACGACATCTCCCCGAAAATATCTCCGTCTTTATGCAGCATAAGTGTCAGCAGATCCCCTTCAGGAGATGTCTTGCAAGCCTTGACCTCGCCTTTTTTTATGATATAGAGGGACTGTCCATTTTCACCTTCTTTAAAGACCGTTTCCCCTGTAGCATAGTCCTTTTGTTTCAATGCCCCGGCCAGGACGCCAAGTTCCTGGTCATTGAGGTCTGACAGAAAACCTATTTCCCGGAGTGACTTTGGATCAATCATTTTCATCTCCTCCATGCCGGTTGCAAAAGCCGGCGCTGCTAAGCCAGAGATACGCTTACCCGAGGTAAACCTTCTCCAATCTTAAAAAACATATTAACACAGACATCTGTAAAATTCTCAGGTATAAACACTACTCCTTTTGCCATACCTTCATTTATCTTTGCAGTCAGATATGCCTCATGCGATTTACTCTTCACCTTTACCTTTACACCCTCTGTTACACCAAGAGACAGGGCATCTTCTGCGTTCAGCTCTGCAATGGCCTCATTCATAATCTCCCTGAGCTTTTCAGCCTTAAGTGAAAGCCTCCCTGAATGGTAGAGGCAATTCCCGGTAATCAGGGTAAACGGGTATTCAGTGTCCGCAGTCCCTGAGGACGGACCTGAAAATTTACCAGTGCTGCCCAGGTGAGAGGATTCACCCCCTGTCAACTGCAGTACCGCCCCGTTACCGTTCAGGCTTTCAAAACTTATGTCACTGTATCCCGCTACAATCCCTTTGATCTCATCGAATATACCAGCGGCTGATCTGACCCCGAAAGACGGCACCAGTGCCTCGCCTATGGAGGAAATTATCTCCCAGTCAGCCTTTACATCACCCTGAGGCTCAAACAGCCTGTGTACCCGCTGAACCCGCCCCTCCTGATTTGTAAATGTGCCGTCTTTTTCTGCGAAGCTTGCTGACGGAAGGACGACATTTGCCATCTTCGCTGTTTCCGTCATGAACATATCCGAAACAATAAGAAACCTGACCTTGCCAAGCGCCTCCCTTGCAGCCCTGCCGTCAGGAAAATCCGAGACCAGATCTTCACCTGCAAGATAAAGCGCCCCGACCTCTCCCTTCAGAGCAGACTGAATAATACCGTCACATCCAAGACCTGTCCCGTCTGCTTTTTTATAACCAGGCAGGAAGGCAGGATGAACACCCATATCCCAGGCCCCTCTCTGGTTGGCCCTGTCAAGGAGCGGGATAAACCTGACATCCCTGCCAAGTCCTTTAAGTGCAGCCCCAAGTCCATTCAGATAGCTTAACTGCGAGCCGGCCCTGAGGACATCTGTACCTGCTGCTATGGATACACTGTTTGAGTTCTTTATCAACTCTGCGGCCCCGGCAATCTCCTTATCCGGAGAACCTTTGCCCTGGCCTGTTATAATGCCGGTAATAGCGCTTATTATTTCACCTTCAGCCCCCGGCCTGCATCTGAATGACATCCTGGCAGAACTATCGAGCCTGACACCACGGGCTGAAACGATGATTATGTTCAGCCTCCTGTATGAAGATATCCGGCGGATTATGTAATCTGTTACAGGATTTTCCTCTGAGATGCCCGAACCTATAATAATGAGGGTGTCTGCCTTTAAGGCATCGTACAGAGAAACACCACCGTTATTTAATCCAGTGACACCTATGAATTCTCTGGCTGACTCACTGCTCCACCTGCTGCCTGTATCAAGGTTGCCGGATTTAAAGGCCACCCTGATGAGCTTCTGGAACAGATAAAGCTCTTCATTTGTCAGCCTGGCTGAGGCAACGCCACCCATCTTTTCACCCATTTTCAGAGACTGAGCAAGGCCTTGTTTTATAACATCCATAGCTTCACCCCAAGTAGCAGGCTCAAGTTTTCCATCAACCCTTACAAACGGAGTAACAAGCCTCTCGTGGCTGTTAATGAACGAATAACCATATCTGCCGCGCACACAAAGTGTCTCATTGTTGATGCCTGTGTCAGGCTTTGAAATAACCCTTAAAACCTCGCCTTTCCTTGCCTGTACCGTCAACTGGCAGCCTGTACCGCAATAAGTGCAGACAGTATCCGCACCGGTAAGGTCCCATGGCCGCGACTTGTATCTGAATGTCCTGCTCATCAGTGAACCGACAGGACATACCTCAATACAGTTGCCGCAGTGATCACAATCAAGGTATTCTTTGACAAAACTTGTCTCCTGGGTCCCTGCACCGCGTCCTATTGAGCCGATCACATTGGCGCCGACGACCTCGGCACAAATGCGTACACACCTCTTGCACTGGATACACCTGTTGATATTCTGGACTATTACAGGACTTAAGATGTAATCCTCTTCATGGAATCTGCGTTTTCTGTCACTGAAAGGACTCTGCCTCGGACCAAACCTGAAAGTCACATCCTGGAGTTCGCACTCACCACCCTTGTCACATACAGGGCAGTCAAGCGGATGATTCGCGAGCAGCAGCTCTATCATGGAAGATCTGGCAGACGTTACCACAGGCGACTCTGTCAGGACCTCCATATTATGCATTACAGGTGTCACACAGGATGGCTGAAGTTTCTTTTGTCCCACTATCTCGACAAGACATACCCTGCACGAGGCAAGCTTGCTGAGTCTCGCGTGATAACACATGGTAGGGATCTCAAATCCTGCGCTGCGTGCAGCATCAATTATCAGCGTCCCGTCGTCTACAGTTATCTCTTTGCCGTTTATCTTAACGGTTGCCATTAACCATACACCTCTTGTTCTTTATATGATACTCAAACTCTTCCGTGAAGTTGTTAAATGCGCCTCTTAGCGCCATAACAGCGCCGTCACCCAGCGGACAGAATGTCCTTCCGAAAATATCCACGCACAATTTCTTCAGCAACTCCATGTCACCCTCTTTACCCTGACCATGTTCGATACGCCGCATGACCTTTACAATCCAGTCAAGGCCTTCCCGGCACGGGGTGCACTTTCCGCATGATTCATGATGAAAAAATTCATGAGTGATAAGGGCAGCCTTTACTATGCACATGCTGTCATCAATAACGACAACGGCGCCGCTTCCAAGCATCGTACCCTTTGCCGCAAGGGAATCAAAATCCATTGGCGTATCAAGATCCTTTTCCGTAAGCATTGGAGCTGATACACCGCCTGGTATCACGGCCTTTAATTTCTTCCCCGGCCTGATGCCTCCCGCATGTGTAAATATAATCTCTCTGAGAGGCGTCCCCATTGGAAGCTCATACAATCCCGGCTTATTCACGCTCCCGCTGATCCCGAACAGTT contains:
- a CDS encoding NADH-quinone oxidoreductase subunit J, coding for MIFFFIFAVIAIVSAAGVVTLKNPVHSVLSLMVCFLQMAALFVLLRSPFLAVVQVFVYVGAVLVLFLFVIMMLDIRQASMTRFISGGFSWIIALLVILVAEMVFILSRSKFADMTVATPGRLDGTVKEMGIALFTKYLLPFEIISMILLVALLGAIVLGKKELR
- the nuoK gene encoding NADH-quinone oxidoreductase subunit NuoK, giving the protein MVPVSWYIILSSVLFIIGTAGVLLRRNILIVLMSVELILNSVNINLVAFSYYHQDLRGQVFSIFVITVAAAEVAVALGILIALVRNKAALNVDEIRTMKG
- a CDS encoding monovalent cation/H+ antiporter subunit D family protein, whose translation is MEVIESVRPLLALSVSFIAIFVVLGFNKMPNQRDITSFVAAILKFLIVISMAPVILAGNTIEYSLFNVMPGIDFKFRVDALGMVFATIASFLWILASVYSVGYMRSSKEHAQTRFFACFTVSIFAAVGGAFAANLFTLLVFYEILSLATYPLVYHKETPESWAGSKKYIIYLVGTSKTALLAAVVLTYYIAGTLDLAPKGLLAGVNASPILLTVVYICFLIGFAKAAIMPFHAWLPAAMVAPTPVSALLHAVAVVKMGVFCVLRVVFHVFGVDLLRDLHLGIATAYVVSFTIILSSVYALTQDNLKRRLAYSTVSQLSYVVLGAVLLTPSSMVGGIVHIANHAFSKITLFFCAGSIYCAAHKTEISQLSGIGRKLPWTMTAFFIASLSMIGVPPAAGFISKWYLAMGSIEAHEVPILIVLLVSTVLNAAYFLPITYKAFFEKEGGAHHKEWDHELHKDSHDDHGHGHGEVREIPLVAIPLVITAVISVIAGIYPDYFLSLAKVVIR
- the nuoG gene encoding NADH-quinone oxidoreductase subunit NuoG, with product MATVKINGKEITVDDGTLIIDAARSAGFEIPTMCYHARLSKLASCRVCLVEIVGQKKLQPSCVTPVMHNMEVLTESPVVTSARSSMIELLLANHPLDCPVCDKGGECELQDVTFRFGPRQSPFSDRKRRFHEEDYILSPVIVQNINRCIQCKRCVRICAEVVGANVIGSIGRGAGTQETSFVKEYLDCDHCGNCIEVCPVGSLMSRTFRYKSRPWDLTGADTVCTYCGTGCQLTVQARKGEVLRVISKPDTGINNETLCVRGRYGYSFINSHERLVTPFVRVDGKLEPATWGEAMDVIKQGLAQSLKMGEKMGGVASARLTNEELYLFQKLIRVAFKSGNLDTGSRWSSESAREFIGVTGLNNGGVSLYDALKADTLIIIGSGISEENPVTDYIIRRISSYRRLNIIIVSARGVRLDSSARMSFRCRPGAEGEIISAITGIITGQGKGSPDKEIAGAAELIKNSNSVSIAAGTDVLRAGSQLSYLNGLGAALKGLGRDVRFIPLLDRANQRGAWDMGVHPAFLPGYKKADGTGLGCDGIIQSALKGEVGALYLAGEDLVSDFPDGRAAREALGKVRFLIVSDMFMTETAKMANVVLPSASFAEKDGTFTNQEGRVQRVHRLFEPQGDVKADWEIISSIGEALVPSFGVRSAAGIFDEIKGIVAGYSDISFESLNGNGAVLQLTGGESSHLGSTGKFSGPSSGTADTEYPFTLITGNCLYHSGRLSLKAEKLREIMNEAIAELNAEDALSLGVTEGVKVKVKSKSHEAYLTAKINEGMAKGVVFIPENFTDVCVNMFFKIGEGLPRVSVSLA
- a CDS encoding cyclic nucleotide-binding domain-containing protein — its product is MIDPKSLREIGFLSDLNDQELGVLAGALKQKDYATGETVFKEGENGQSLYIIKKGEVKACKTSPEGDLLTLMLHKDGDIFGEMSFLDEKPRSATIVAIADTKTYILDKDEFEKLIDNNPRLIYKVLRNIVFHIHTIVRGMNSRYLEMINYMWGRKR
- a CDS encoding NADH-quinone oxidoreductase subunit I, with protein sequence MNKNEKCNISIRDLLKKVFFVDLIQGLAVTFGYTFTKTITMRYPDEETWVPYSRFRGLHTLNRNKEGRELCVGCELCAKSCPTQCITVVPMEDKTGKGIADRVAARWEINLLRCMFCGLCEDACPTEALRLGRQYELAGKTMQRQLRSKEELLGPQPVPFDFEGGVITRARLERDEDGVVVKADLSSQKRWW
- the nuoH gene encoding NADH-quinone oxidoreductase subunit NuoH; the protein is MVNVLEVLLICVKVVIVSLILFMLPLPLTYMERKVAGHIQVRLGPFRTGPHGLLQPFADMLKLMFKEDVIPAKADRFLFKIAPIIAMVPVFAVYATVPFGESVTIPFINKELTLYISDMNVGILYVLAIAGLSVYGIILGGWASNSKYPMLGGLRSSAQMISYELALSFAAVGVVMMANSLSLLDIVKGQYGWHWNIIYQPVGFFIFLIAGVAEINRIPFDMPEDEGTLGAGYHAEYSAMRFAFFMLTEYVAMVTISTLGVILFFGGWDGPSFLPGIVWFVLKVVAFIYLFMWVRFTFPRYRFDQLMTIGWKILLPLSLLNILVTGLVII